The genomic DNA GATCTCGCCGGGCGCATTGTCAATCAGTCCGCTGCCAACTTCGACACCATCACGATAGGCCGTCCAGATACCCTCTTCTCCGCCATTGCCTTCCGATCCATAAAGCCGGTCGACATCAACTGCGACACTGGTCTGGTTGGCATCAAAATCAAATATCAGCTGTTCGGAAATATTCTGCGCCGCGTTGAATTCAATCTGGCTGGCCACATCGCCGGCGTCGCCATTGGCTCCGAGCCCGCTCGCAGTGATCGAAACGTTTTCAGCTGATTCCGCCGTCAGAGTTCCATCGGGATTGATATTCCGCGCGGTTATCGTCACGCCGGAAAGAGTTCCAACGTTGCTGGTCGTCAGCGTCTGGGAGGTCAGGAACTGAATGTCAGTTGGCGCATCATTGACGGGCGTAATATCCAGCACCGCTGTTGCAGTGTCCGTTGTCGTGCCATCTGACACAGTAAACGCAAACGGTACATCATTGGCGTTGAGATCGGCCACCGGCGCAAAGGTCCAGGTGCCGTCGCCATTGTCGGTCAGCGTGCCGTAGTCGGCAGCTACCGTGACGGATGTCACCGACAGCGTATCGCCATCGATATCAGTTGAACTCGCCAGCAGATCAGCTTCAGTGATGACAAAGCTGGTATCTTCGGGGGTAGCACCCAGATCAACATTGCCTGCGACCGGTCCGTCATTGACCGCTGTGATGTCGAGTATGGCTGTGGCGTTATCGGTCGTCGTGCCATCTGACACGGTAAACGCAAACGGTACATCATTGGCGTTGAGATCAGCCACCGGCGCAAAGGTCCAGGTGCCGTCGAGATTATCGGTGAGGGTGCCGTAGTCCGCCGAGACTGTGACGGATGTCACCGACAGCGTATCGCCATCAATGTCAGTGGATTGTGCCAACAGATCTGCTTCGGTAATGGTGAATGACGTATCTTCCGGGGTTGCGCCCAGATCAACATCTCCAGCGACAGGTCCATCATTAACTGGTGTAATATCCAGCACCGCCGTGGCCGTGTCTGTTGTGGTGCCGTCGGAGACGGTAAACGCAAACGGCACATCATTGGCATTGAGATCCGCCACTGGCGCAAACGTCCAGGTGCCATCGAGATTGTCGGTCAGCGTGCCGTAGTCGGCAGCTACCGTGACGGAAGTCACCGACAGCGTATCGCCGTCAATGTCTGAGGCACTCGCCAGCAGATCTGCTTCGGTGATCGTGAATGACGTATCTTCCGGGGTGGCTCCCAGATCAACATCACCGGCGACCGGCCCGTCATTGACCGCAGTGATATCCAGCACCGCCGTTGCATCATCCGTTGTGGTGCCGTCAGAGACAGTAAACGCAAACGGCACATCATTGGCATTGAGATCAGCCACCGGCGCAAAGGTCCAGGTGCCGTCGCCATTGTCGGTCAGGGTGCCGTAGTCCGCCGAGACTGTGACGGATGTCACCGAAAGCGCATCGCCATCAATGTCGGTTGAACTGGCCAACAGGTCAGCTTCGGTAATGACAAAGCTTGTATCTTCCTGGGTTGCACCCAGATCAACATTGCCGGCGACCGGTCCGTCATTGACTGCTGTGATATCGAGAATGGCTGTGGCGTTATCGGTCGTCGTGCCGTCAGAGACGGTAAACGCGAACGGCACATCATTGGCGTTGAGATCGGCTACCGGCGCAAACGTCCAGGTACCGTCGCCATTATCGGTGAGGGTACCATAGTCGGCAGAGACGGATACCGATGTGACACTGAGTGTATCGCCGTCAATGTCAGAAGAACTCGCCAAGAGGTCAGCTTCGGTAATCGTGAAGGACGCATCTTCCTGGGTAGCACCTAGATCGACATCACCGGCCACAGGTCCGTCATTGACCGCTGTGATATCCAGCACCGCTGTTGCCGTGTCTGTTGTGGTGCCATCTGACACAGTAAACGCAAACGGTACATCATTGGCATTGAGATCAGCCACCGGCGCAAACGTCCAGGTGCCATCCAGATTGTCGGTGAGGGTACCGTAGTCGGCAGAGACTGAGACAGATGTGACACTGAGCGCATCGCCGTCGATATCAGAAGAACTCGCCAAGAGGTCAGCTTCGGTAATCGTGAATGAAGTATCTTCCTGGGTAGCACCCAGATCAACATTGCCGGCGACCGGTCCATCATTGACCGGCGTGATATCCAGCACCGCAGTGGCAGTGTCCGTTGTCGTGCCGTCGGAGACAGTAAACGCAAACGGCACATCATTGGCGTTGAGATCGGCCACCGGCGCAAACGTCCAGGTGCCATCCAGATTGTCGGTGAGGGTACCGTAGTCGGCAGAGACTGAGACAGATGTGACACTGAGCGCATCGCCGTCGATATCAGAAGAACTCGCCAAGAGGTCAGCTTCGGTAATCGTGAATGAAGTATCTTCCTGGGTAGCACCTAGATCGACATCACCGGCCACAGGTCCGTCATTGACTGGTGTAATATCCAGCACGGCTGTGGCGTTATCGGTCGTTGTGCCGTCAGAGACGGTAAACGCAAACGGCACATCATTGGCATTGAGATCCGCCACTGGCGCAAAGGTCCAGGTGCCGTCGCCATTATCGGTGAGGGTACCATAGTCGGCAGAGACGGATACCGATGTGACACTGAGTGTATCGCCATCAATGTCCGAAGAACTGGCCAGCAGATTGGCTTCGGTGATGGTGAATGACGTATCTTCCTGAGTTGCCCCGAGATCGACATTGCCTGCGACAGGGCCGTCATTAACCGGCGTGATATCGAGAATGGCAGTGGCCGTGTCGGTTGTCGTGCCATCTGACACGGTAAACGCAAACGGCACATCATCGGCATTGAGATCAGCCACCGGCGCAAAGGTCCAGGTGCCGTCGCCATTGTCGGTCAGCGTGCCATAATTGGCAGAGACTGTGACGGATGTCACCGACAGTGCGTCGCCATCGATGTCGGTTGAACTGGCCAGCAGATCCGCTTCTGTAATGACAAAGCTGGTATCTTCCGGGGTTGTACCCAGATCGACATTGCCAGCGACAGGTCCGTCATTGACCGCTGTAATATCCAGCACCGCAGTTGCAGTGTCGGTTGTCGTGCCATCAGAGACGGTAAATGCAAACGGCACATCATTAGCATTGAGATCAGCCACCGGCGCAAAGGTCCATGTGCCGTCCAGATTGTCGGTCAGGGTGCCGTAATCAGCTGAGACGGATACCGATGTCACAGATAGAGCGTCGCCGTCGATATCAGAAGAACTCGCCAACAGGTCCGCTTCGGTAATGACAAAGCTGGTATCTTCCGGAGTGGCACCCAGATCGACATTGCCTGCGACAGGACCGTCATTGACTGGAGTGATGTCGAGAATGGCAGTTGCAGTGTCTGTTGTGGTGCCGTCTGACACGGTAAACGCAAACGGCACATCGTCAGCATTGAGATCAGCCACCGGCGCAAAGGTCCATGTGCCGTCGCCATTGTCGGTCAGCGTGCCATAATTGGCAGAGACTGTGACGGATGTCACCGACAGTGTATCTCCATCGATGTCAGACGAACTGGCCAGCAGATCCGCTTCAGTGATGATGAATGACGTATCTTCCGGGGTTGCACCGAGATCAACATTGCCAGCGACAGGGCCATCATTGACCGGCGTGATATCCAGCACCGCAGTTGCAGTGTCCGTTGTCGTGCCATCTGACACAGTAAACGCAAACGGAACATCATTGGCATTGAGATCAGCTACCGGTGCAAAGGTCCAGGTGCCATCCAGATTGTCTGTCAGGGTGCCGTAATCAGCTGAGACGGATACCGATGTGACAGATAGAGCGTCGCCATCAATGTCAGTGGATTGTGCCAGCAGATCCGCTTCAGTGATGATGAATGACGTATCTTCCTGAGTTGCCCCGAGTTCAACATTGCCGGCGACCGGTCCGTCATTGACGGGAGTGATATCCAGCACGGCTGTCGCAGTGTCCGTTGTAGTGCCGTCAGAGACAGTAAACGCAAACGGTACATCATTGGCATTGAGATCAGCCACTGGCGCAAAGGTCCAGGTACCGTCGAGATTATCGGTGAGGGTGCCGTAGTTGGCAGCCACCGTGACGGATGTGACAGATAGAGCGTCGCCATCAATGTCAGTGGATTGCGCCAGCAAGTCGGCTTCGGTGATCGTGAATGACGTATCTTCCGGGGTTGCACCCAGATCAACATTGCCAGCGACAGGACCGTCATTGACTGGAGTGATGTCGAGAATGGCTGTTGCAGTGTCCGTTGTCGTGCCATCTGACACGGTAAACGCAAACGGTACATCATTGGCGTTGAGATCAGCTACCGGTGCAAAGGTCCAGGTGCCGTCGAGATTATCGGTGAGGGTACCGTAATCGGCTGACACCGTGACGGATGTGACAGATAGAATATCTCCATCGATGTCAGTGGAGCTCGCCAGCAGATCCGCTTCGGTAATAACAAAGCTTGTATCTTCCTGTGTTGCGCCCAGATCAACATTGCCAGCGACCGGTCCGTCATTGACTGCTGTGATGTCCAGCACCGCTGTTGCAGTGTCTGTCGTAGTGCCGTCAGAGACGGTAAACGCAAACGGTACATCATTGGCGTTGAGATCAGCCACCGGCGCAAAGGTCCATGTGCCGTCGAGATTATCGGTGAGGGTACCGTAATCAGCTGAGACGGATACCGATGTGACACTGAGTGTATCGCCATCGATATCAGTTGAGCTGGCCAGCAGGTCGGCTTCAGTGATGACAAAGCTTGTGTCTTCCGGGGTTGCACCCAGATCAACATTGCCGGCAACAGGACCATCATTGACTGGAGTGATGTCGAGAATGGCTGTGGCGTTATCGGTTGTCGTGCCATCTGACACGGTAAACGCAAACGGTACATCATTGGCGTTGAGATCAGCCACTGGCGCAAAGGTCCAGGTGCCATCCAGATTGTCTGTCAGCGTGCCGTAGTCGGCTGACACGGAAACAGATGTGACACTGAGTGTATCGCCATCGATATCAGTTGAGCTGGCCAGCAGATCCGCTTCAGTGATGATGAATGAGGTATCTTCCTGGGTTGCCCCGAGATCGACATTGCCGGCGACAGGGCCGTCATTCACAGCAGTGATATCCAGCACGGCTGTCGCAGTGTCCGTTGTAGTGCCGTCTGACACGGTGAATGCAAACGGTACATCATTGGCATTGAGATCAGCCACTGGCGCAAAGGTCCAGGTGCCATCGAGATTGTCGGTGAGGGTGCCGTAGTTGGCAGAGACGGATACCGATGTGACACTGAGTGTATCGCCGTCAATGTCAGAAGAACTCGCCAAGAGGTCAGCTTCGGTAATCCTGAATGAAGTATCTTCTGGGGTTGCACCCAGATCAACATTGCCGGCGACAGGGCCGTCATTGACTGGCGCAATATCCAGCACGGCTGTCGCATCGTCTGTCGTCGTGCCGTCGGAGACAGTAAACGCAAACGGCACATCATTGGCGTTGAGATCAGCCACTGGCGCAAAGGTCCATGTGCCATCGAGATTGTCGGTGAGGGTGCCGTAGTTGGCAGCCACCGTGACGGATGTCACCGACAGTGCATCGCCGTCGATGTCAGAAGAACTGGCCAGCAGATCCGCTTCAGTGATGATGAATGACGTATCTTCCGGGGTGGCTCCGAGATCAACATTGCCGGCAACAGGGCCATCATTGACTGGTGTAATGTCCAGTATGGCTGTTGCAGTGTCTGTTGTGGTGCCGTCAGAGACAGTAAAAGCAAAAGGTACATCAATGGCATTGAGATCAGCCACCGGCGCAAAGGTCCAGGTGCCGTCCAGATTGTCGGTCAGGGTGCCGTAGTTGGCAGCGACGGATACCGATGTGACACTGAGTGTATCGCCATCGATATCAGAAGAACTGGCCAGCAGATCAGCTTCTGTAATCGTGAATGACGTATCTTCCGGGGTTGCACCCAGATCAACATTGCCAGCGACAGGGCCGTCATTGACTGGCGCAATATCCAGCACGGCTGTCGCATCGTCTGTCGTCGTGCCGTCGGAGACAGTAAACGCAAACGGCACATCATTGGCGTTGAGATCAGCCACTGGCGCAAAGGTCCATGTGCCATCGAGATTGTCGGTGAGGGTGCCGTA from Pararhizobium sp. IMCC3301 includes the following:
- a CDS encoding cadherin-like domain-containing protein — protein: MSKLESKSSRPQLLAKEGAASSSGQGTNRLSDDAHDFILKDSPVDFGNENLGNGHEAFLPDSMLDSTTIFTPFAFDDQALATLSDQEDSSTSDGATNQKTVSLAPESRSTSGIASDEAAALPGTDINPAGPDAFNPANSPAPDTFSLAVSPTPAGSTSDFSAGTDDAPNRAPVELDLFATSTAEDTSRLITQDMLLANFKDADGDALTAGTLSVSGGTLIDNLDGTWIFTPDADFNGQIDLTFLVSDGETSIPGSGIITVTPVNDGPVAGNVDLGATQEDTSFVITEADLLANASDIDGDTLSVTSVSVAANYGTLTDNLDGTWTFAPVADLNANDVPFAFTVSDGTTTDTATAILDITAVNDGPVAGNVDLGATQEDTSFVITEANLLASSSDIDGDALSVTSVSVSADYGTLTDNLDGTWTFAPVADLNANDVPFAFTVSDGTTTDNATAILDITAVNDGPVAGNVDLGATPEDTSFVITEADLLASSSDIDGDALSVTSVTVSADYGTLTDNLDGTWTFAPVADLNANDVPFAFTVSDGTTTDTATAVLDITAVNDGPVAGNVDLGATPEDTSFIITEADLLASSSDIDGDTLSVTSVTVAANYGTLTDNLDGTWTFAPVADLNANDVPFAFTVSDGTTTDDATAVLDIAPVNDGPVAGNVDLGATPEDTSFVITEADLLASSTDIDGDALSVTSVTVSANYGTLTDNGDGTWTFAPVADLNANDVPFAFTVSDGTTTDNATAVLDITPVNDGPVAGNVDLGATPEDTSFVITEADLLASSSDIDGDTLSVTSVTVSADYGTLTDNLDGTWTFAPVADLNANDVPFAFTVSDGTTTDNATAVLDITPVNDGPVAGNVDLGATPEDTSFIITEADLLASSSDIDGDALSVTSVTVAANYGTLTDNLDGTWTFAPVADLNANDVPFAFTVSDGTTTDDATAVLDIAPVNDGPVAGNVDLGATPEDTSFTITEADLLASSSDIDGDTLSVTSVSVAANYGTLTDNLDGTWTFAPVADLNAIDVPFAFTVSDGTTTDTATAILDITPVNDGPVAGNVDLGATPEDTSFIITEADLLASSSDIDGDALSVTSVTVAANYGTLTDNLDGTWTFAPVADLNANDVPFAFTVSDGTTTDDATAVLDIAPVNDGPVAGNVDLGATPEDTSFVITEADLLASSTDIDGDALSVTSVTVSANYGTLTDNGDGTWTFAPVADLNANDVPFAFTVSDGTTTDNATAVLDITPVNDGPVAGNVDLGATPEDTSFVITEADLLASSSDIDGDTLSVTSVTVSADYGTLTDNLDGTWTFAPVADLNANDVPFAFTVSDGTTTDNATAVLDITPVNDGPVAGNVDLGATPEDTSFIITEADLLASSSDIDGDALSVTSVTVAANYGTLTDNLDGTWTFAPVADLNANDVPFAFTVSDGTTTDDATAVLDIAPVNDGPVAGNVDLGATPEDTSFTITEADLLASSSDIDGDTLSVTSVSVAANYGTLTDNLDGTWTFAPVADLNAIDVPFAFTVSDGTTTDTATAILDITPVNDGPVAGNVDLGATPEDTSFIITEADLLASSSDIDGDALSVTSVTVAANYGTLTDNLDGTWTFAPVADLNANDVPFAFTVSDGTTTDDATAVLDIAPVNDGPVAGNVDLGATPEDTSFRITEADLLASSSDIDGDTLSVTSVSVSANYGTLTDNLDGTWTFAPVADLNANDVPFAFTVSDGTTTDTATAVLDITAVNDGPVAGNVDLGATQEDTSFIITEADLLASSTDIDGDTLSVTSVSVSADYGTLTDNLDGTWTFAPVADLNANDVPFAFTVSDGTTTDNATAILDITPVNDGPVAGNVDLGATPEDTSFVITEADLLASSTDIDGDTLSVTSVSVSADYGTLTDNLDGTWTFAPVADLNANDVPFAFTVSDGTTTDTATAVLDITAVNDGPVAGNVDLGATQEDTSFVITEADLLASSTDIDGDILSVTSVTVSADYGTLTDNLDGTWTFAPVADLNANDVPFAFTVSDGTTTDTATAILDITPVNDGPVAGNVDLGATPEDTSFTITEADLLAQSTDIDGDALSVTSVTVAANYGTLTDNLDGTWTFAPVADLNANDVPFAFTVSDGTTTDTATAVLDITPVNDGPVAGNVELGATQEDTSFIITEADLLAQSTDIDGDALSVTSVSVSADYGTLTDNLDGTWTFAPVADLNANDVPFAFTVSDGTTTDTATAVLDITPVNDGPVAGNVDLGATPEDTSFIITEADLLASSSDIDGDTLSVTSVTVSANYGTLTDNGDGTWTFAPVADLNADDVPFAFTVSDGTTTDTATAILDITPVNDGPVAGNVDLGATPEDTSFVITEADLLASSSDIDGDALSVTSVSVSADYGTLTDNLDGTWTFAPVADLNANDVPFAFTVSDGTTTDTATAVLDITAVNDGPVAGNVDLGTTPEDTSFVITEADLLASSTDIDGDALSVTSVTVSANYGTLTDNGDGTWTFAPVADLNADDVPFAFTVSDGTTTDTATAILDITPVNDGPVAGNVDLGATQEDTSFTITEANLLASSSDIDGDTLSVTSVSVSADYGTLTDNGDGTWTFAPVADLNANDVPFAFTVSDGTTTDNATAVLDITPVNDGPVAGDVDLGATQEDTSFTITEADLLASSSDIDGDALSVTSVSVSADYGTLTDNLDGTWTFAPVADLNANDVPFAFTVSDGTTTDTATAVLDITPVNDGPVAGNVDLGATQEDTSFTITEADLLASSSDIDGDALSVTSVSVSADYGTLTDNLDGTWTFAPVADLNANDVPFAFTVSDGTTTDTATAVLDITAVNDGPVAGDVDLGATQEDASFTITEADLLASSSDIDGDTLSVTSVSVSADYGTLTDNGDGTWTFAPVADLNANDVPFAFTVSDGTTTDNATAILDITAVNDGPVAGNVDLGATQEDTSFVITEADLLASSTDIDGDALSVTSVTVSADYGTLTDNGDGTWTFAPVADLNANDVPFAFTVSDGTTTDDATAVLDITAVNDGPVAGDVDLGATPEDTSFTITEADLLASASDIDGDTLSVTSVTVAADYGTLTDNLDGTWTFAPVADLNANDVPFAFTVSDGTTTDTATAVLDITPVNDGPVAGDVDLGATPEDTSFTITEADLLAQSTDIDGDTLSVTSVTVSADYGTLTDNLDGTWTFAPVADLNANDVPFAFTVSDGTTTDNATAILDITAVNDGPVAGNVDLGATPEDTSFVITEADLLASSTDIDGDTLSVTSVTVAADYGTLTDNGDGTWTFAPVADLNANDVPFAFTVSDGTTTDTATAVLDITPVNDAPTDIQFLTSQTLTTSNVGTLSGVTITARNINPDGTLTAESAENVSITASGLGANGDAGDVASQIEFNAAQNISEQLIFDFDANQTSVAVDVDRLYGSEGNGGEEGIWTAYRDGVEVGSGLIDNAPGEITASLQVSASDGGSFDRIVFTAKEFPGGQVNTSGSSDYYVSAVTFLNEGTASVRENSTSGTVATLTATDKEGGVFTYDLVDDNGNVVTDPHFIIVGNEIQIRADANIDYEDSTVHQLNVRVTDDGGATYTETLTVDVIDVYEPDIKFAPNSALKSNFTGKNVVATANFNAHPGSTSHSFTLINDSSNKFKIDPATGQLTYDGRMGQGNTVGPMTIRATDNNGRVYEEEVTFYFGRAQDDVVSVTGSGGRVVYGFEGNDTLQGGTGGDTIMGGTGNDVIILSDGPDILDGGAGTDTLEVQSSADITINLAAGTARGGGSNGTTVSGFEKVQGGSGNDTIIGSNAAETLSGGAGNDIISGGGGADTIYGEDGNDTLTGGTGNDFLSGGAGDDIFIYELGDGNDTIVGGAGWTDVLELQGFDSASYGTGWTLTLTSGSIEGQTGDSLDLSADAAGTVTFDDGAQINFDQLEQINW